A single genomic interval of Natronoarchaeum philippinense harbors:
- a CDS encoding FAD-dependent oxidoreductase encodes MTEKYDLVIVGGGISGAALLYTVAKFTDVERIALLEKEEEIAAINSHSTNNSQTLHFGDIETNYTLEKAEEVKEGAEMLAGYLENVDPDREMHSKRSKMVLAVGDEEVESLEERYYDEGFGDLYPKLRDIGREEIAELEPKVVEGRDPSTEMLALQTPDGYVVDYGQTAKSFVEDAREEAGVDVFVGTEVTDIDETDDGFVVDTGGAKFESDVAVVAAGSHSLQIAKEMGYGENKSLLPVAGSFFLGGDMLNGKVYTLQMKKLPFAAVHGDADVHDGDVTRFGPTAKLVPTLERGRISTVGDFADVFGMNIDSFLSYANILADRILFPYVVKNLIYDLPVVGKRAFLPDVQKVVPTAELDDIDRAKGYGGVRPQIVDTEAKSLDMGEAKITGDGIIFNITPSPGASTCVKNAMRDTQQLLEFFEDDHEFDEEAFRSETIGNFPHADDEAEEPDPIPAED; translated from the coding sequence ATGACAGAAAAATACGACCTAGTCATCGTCGGCGGCGGCATCAGCGGGGCTGCACTGCTCTACACAGTAGCGAAGTTCACGGACGTCGAGCGGATCGCGCTACTGGAGAAAGAAGAGGAGATCGCCGCGATCAACTCCCACAGCACCAACAACTCCCAGACGTTGCACTTCGGCGACATCGAGACCAACTACACGCTCGAAAAGGCCGAGGAAGTCAAGGAGGGCGCCGAGATGCTGGCGGGGTATCTCGAAAACGTCGACCCCGACCGCGAGATGCACAGCAAGCGCAGCAAGATGGTCCTCGCCGTCGGCGACGAGGAGGTCGAGAGCCTCGAAGAACGCTACTACGACGAAGGCTTCGGCGACCTCTATCCCAAGCTTCGGGACATCGGCCGCGAGGAGATCGCGGAACTCGAACCGAAGGTCGTCGAGGGCCGAGACCCGAGCACCGAGATGCTGGCCCTGCAGACGCCCGACGGCTACGTCGTCGACTACGGCCAGACCGCCAAGTCGTTCGTCGAGGACGCCCGCGAGGAAGCCGGCGTCGACGTGTTCGTCGGCACCGAAGTCACCGACATCGACGAGACTGACGACGGCTTCGTCGTCGACACCGGCGGCGCCAAGTTCGAGTCCGACGTGGCCGTCGTCGCGGCGGGCTCCCACAGCCTCCAGATCGCCAAGGAGATGGGCTACGGCGAGAACAAGTCGCTCCTGCCGGTCGCGGGGAGCTTCTTCCTCGGCGGAGACATGCTCAACGGCAAGGTCTACACCCTTCAGATGAAGAAGCTACCCTTCGCCGCGGTCCACGGCGACGCCGACGTGCACGACGGCGACGTGACCCGCTTTGGTCCGACCGCAAAGCTCGTCCCGACGCTGGAACGGGGCCGCATCTCGACGGTCGGGGACTTCGCGGACGTGTTCGGGATGAACATCGACTCGTTCCTGAGCTACGCCAACATCCTCGCCGACCGCATCCTGTTCCCCTACGTCGTCAAGAACCTGATCTACGACCTCCCCGTGGTCGGCAAGCGAGCGTTCCTGCCCGACGTGCAGAAGGTCGTGCCGACGGCCGAACTCGACGACATCGACCGCGCCAAGGGCTACGGTGGCGTCCGGCCCCAGATCGTCGATACCGAGGCCAAATCGCTGGACATGGGCGAGGCCAAGATCACCGGCGACGGAATCATCTTCAACATCACGCCCTCGCCGGGCGCGTCGACGTGTGTCAAAAACGCCATGCGGGACACCCAGCAACTCTTGGAGTTCTTCGAGGACGACCACGAGTTCGACGAGGAGGCGTTCCGCAGCGAGACGATCGGGAACTTCCCGCACGCCGACGACGAAGCGGAAGAGCCCGACCCGATTCCGGCCGAAGACTGA
- a CDS encoding basic amino acid ABC transporter substrate-binding protein → MAREFSMDRRAYLTTVGAAGASTAVAGCLGGNGGSDDVIVPGTNSGFAPFEFTQGGELVGFDIDLAEEAISRAGYEVGDWTDIDFKSLIPSLNEDNIDLIAAGMTITDKRQQQIAFTDPYYESNQSVLVSSERDFSPESESDLSGAIVGAQSGTTGEGEVERLVEEGVLDAENVRQYDNYTLAAQDLENGNVDAIVVDVPVAQNFADSRAVEVAFIIETGESFGFGMRQDDDRIQDINDALAEIEEDGTYDDLVTEWFE, encoded by the coding sequence ATGGCCAGAGAATTCAGTATGGACCGCCGGGCGTATCTCACGACCGTCGGCGCCGCCGGAGCGTCGACGGCCGTGGCCGGCTGTCTCGGCGGTAACGGCGGCAGCGACGACGTGATCGTTCCGGGGACGAACTCCGGCTTCGCACCGTTCGAGTTCACCCAAGGCGGCGAGCTCGTCGGTTTCGACATCGATCTCGCAGAGGAGGCGATCAGCCGAGCCGGCTACGAAGTCGGCGACTGGACCGACATCGACTTCAAATCGCTGATTCCCTCGCTCAATGAGGATAATATCGACCTCATCGCTGCCGGGATGACGATCACCGACAAGCGCCAGCAACAGATCGCCTTTACCGACCCCTACTACGAGTCGAACCAGTCGGTGCTGGTCAGCTCCGAGCGCGATTTCAGCCCCGAGTCGGAGTCAGACCTCTCGGGCGCGATCGTCGGTGCCCAGAGCGGGACGACCGGCGAAGGTGAGGTCGAGCGCCTCGTCGAAGAGGGCGTCCTCGATGCCGAGAACGTCCGGCAGTACGACAACTACACGCTGGCGGCCCAAGACCTCGAAAACGGCAACGTCGACGCCATCGTCGTCGACGTGCCCGTGGCGCAGAACTTCGCCGACAGCCGCGCCGTCGAGGTCGCCTTTATCATCGAGACGGGCGAGTCCTTCGGCTTCGGGATGCGACAGGACGACGACCGCATCCAAGACATCAACGACGCGCTCGCGGAGATCGAGGAGGACGGCACGTACGACGACCTCGTCACCGAGTGGTTCGAATAG